A stretch of the Streptomyces sp. NBC_00078 genome encodes the following:
- the opcA gene encoding glucose-6-phosphate dehydrogenase assembly protein OpcA, which yields MKIDLTDTTASKINKALVQGRRAIGTPAVGMVLTMVIVTDEENAYDATKAAEEASHEHPSRTLVVIKRHARTPRDRMASKLDAEVRVGADAGTGETVILRTYGEVSDHADSVVLPLLLPDAPVVVWWPVDAPKVPAKDPLGALAQRRITDLYAVENPMEALEQRARSYAPGDTDLAWTRLTPWRSMLAAALDQARSRIISGAVEAEADNPAAELLARWLEARLNVKIDRVVTAGPVVTAVRLGTEQGEIVIDRPEGPLATLTLPDQPSRTLALKVRTTSELIAEELRRLDADEMYAVALRGEATKETPSHV from the coding sequence ATGAAGATCGACCTGACCGACACCACGGCAAGCAAGATCAACAAGGCGCTGGTGCAGGGCCGCCGCGCCATCGGCACCCCCGCCGTGGGCATGGTCCTGACGATGGTCATCGTCACGGACGAGGAGAACGCCTACGACGCGACCAAGGCGGCCGAGGAGGCCTCGCACGAGCACCCCTCGCGCACCCTGGTGGTCATCAAGCGGCACGCCCGCACCCCGCGCGACCGCATGGCCTCCAAGCTGGACGCCGAGGTCCGGGTGGGCGCCGACGCCGGCACCGGCGAGACGGTGATCCTGCGCACCTACGGCGAGGTGTCCGACCACGCCGACTCCGTCGTGCTGCCGCTGCTGCTGCCGGACGCGCCGGTCGTGGTGTGGTGGCCGGTGGACGCGCCGAAGGTGCCCGCCAAGGACCCGCTGGGCGCCCTCGCCCAGCGCAGGATCACCGACCTGTACGCGGTGGAGAACCCGATGGAGGCGCTGGAGCAGCGGGCCCGTTCCTACGCGCCCGGTGACACCGACCTCGCCTGGACCCGGCTGACCCCGTGGCGTTCGATGCTGGCTGCGGCCCTGGACCAGGCCCGCAGCAGGATCATCTCGGGGGCCGTGGAGGCGGAGGCCGACAACCCGGCGGCGGAGCTGCTGGCGCGCTGGCTGGAGGCGCGGCTGAACGTGAAGATCGACCGTGTCGTCACCGCCGGTCCGGTCGTGACGGCCGTCCGTCTCGGCACCGAGCAGGGCGAGATCGTCATCGACCGCCCCGAGGGCCCGCTCGCCACGCTGACCCTGCCGGACCAGCCCTCGCGCACCCTCGCGCTCAAGGTCCGCACCACCTCCGAACTCATCGCCGAGGAGCTGCGGCGCCTCGACGCGGACGAGATGTACGCCGTCGCCCTGCGCGGCGAGGCCACCAAGGAGACCCCCTCACATGTCTGA
- a CDS encoding glycoside hydrolase family 16 protein, producing MSATSGIPRRRRALVAVLSTLGLAAALATTATQSADASAPTPPSGWTQTFLDDFNGSAGTGVNTSDWQYDTGTSYPGGPANWGTGEVETMTNSTNNVSLDGNGNLRITPLRDSAGRWTSGRIETTRTDFRPPAGGKLRVEARIQMPDVTGTAAEGYWPAFWALGAPYRGNYQNWPGVGELDVMENVQGLNKVWATMHCGTNPGGPCNETTGIGNSVACPATTCQSGFHTYSMEWDRSVSPEAIRFYVDGVNYHTVTANQVDATTWANATNHGYFIILNVAMGGAFPDALGGGLDGDTQSGHPMVVDYVQVLSATGSGTTPPPTGNRDAYSTIQAESYDGQSGTAAEAAADTGGGQDIGSLANGDWALYKGVDFGSRAATQFYARVASGAASGVSGLVEVRLDSRTSTPVGSFSLANTGGWQSWRTVPANISPVTGTHDVYLTFTSGQPADFVNVNWFDFGH from the coding sequence ATGAGTGCAACCTCCGGCATACCCAGACGGCGACGCGCACTCGTCGCCGTACTCAGCACGCTCGGCCTGGCGGCGGCGCTCGCTACGACCGCCACCCAGTCCGCCGACGCCTCCGCGCCCACACCCCCGTCGGGCTGGACCCAGACCTTCCTCGACGACTTCAACGGCTCCGCAGGCACCGGCGTGAACACCTCCGACTGGCAGTACGACACCGGGACTTCGTATCCGGGCGGCCCCGCCAACTGGGGCACCGGCGAGGTCGAGACGATGACGAACAGCACCAACAACGTCTCGCTCGACGGCAACGGCAACCTCCGCATCACCCCGCTGCGCGACTCGGCCGGCCGCTGGACCTCGGGCCGTATCGAGACCACCCGCACCGACTTCCGGCCCCCGGCCGGCGGCAAGCTGCGCGTCGAGGCCCGGATCCAGATGCCCGACGTCACGGGCACCGCCGCCGAGGGCTACTGGCCGGCGTTCTGGGCGCTGGGCGCCCCCTATCGCGGCAACTACCAGAACTGGCCGGGCGTGGGCGAGTTGGACGTGATGGAGAACGTCCAGGGCCTGAACAAGGTGTGGGCGACGATGCACTGCGGCACGAACCCGGGCGGCCCGTGCAACGAGACGACGGGCATCGGCAACTCCGTCGCCTGCCCGGCCACCACGTGCCAGTCGGGCTTCCACACCTACAGCATGGAGTGGGACCGCTCGGTGAGCCCGGAGGCGATCCGCTTCTACGTCGACGGCGTCAACTACCACACGGTCACGGCGAATCAGGTCGACGCGACGACCTGGGCCAACGCGACCAACCACGGCTACTTCATCATCCTGAACGTGGCGATGGGCGGCGCCTTCCCGGACGCGCTCGGCGGCGGCCTGGACGGCGACACCCAGTCGGGCCACCCGATGGTCGTCGACTACGTCCAGGTCCTTTCGGCCACCGGGAGCGGCACCACGCCCCCGCCGACCGGCAACCGTGACGCCTACAGCACCATCCAGGCCGAGTCGTACGACGGCCAGTCCGGCACCGCCGCAGAGGCCGCCGCCGACACCGGCGGCGGCCAGGACATCGGCTCCCTGGCCAACGGCGACTGGGCCCTGTACAAGGGCGTCGACTTCGGCTCCAGGGCGGCCACCCAGTTCTACGCCCGCGTGGCGAGCGGCGCGGCCTCCGGCGTGAGCGGCCTGGTCGAGGTCCGCCTGGACAGCCGGACCAGCACGCCCGTCGGCAGCTTCTCGCTCGCCAACACCGGGGGCTGGCAGTCCTGGAGGACGGTCCCGGCCAACATCAGCCCGGTGACCGGCACACACGACGTCTATCTCACCTTCACCAGCGGCCAGCCGGCCGACTTCGTGAACGTGAACTGGTTCGACTTCGGGCACTGA
- a CDS encoding AraC family transcriptional regulator has translation MADRTIQGGDDDGQVDGIRTFPFPVELSVGGVGIQAGPMEAGRTWHAEAPLERVHRIDFHVVMLFDGGPVRHMIDFAEYEASAGDVLWIRPGQVHRFSRTSEYRGTVLTMQPGFLPRATVEATGLYRYDLPPLLHPDAPRLAGLRSSLAQLQREYEDTATLPLSLHTAVLRHSLTAFLLRLAHLAASSAEAARRQSDTTFTLFRDAVEKSFATNHSVSAYADSLGYSRRTLVRAVRAATGETPKGFIDKRVVLEAKRLLAHTDMPIGRVGAAIGFPDAANFSKFFQQHTELTPAAFRAELR, from the coding sequence ATGGCGGACAGAACCATCCAAGGTGGAGACGATGACGGCCAGGTGGACGGCATTCGAACGTTCCCCTTCCCGGTCGAGCTGAGCGTGGGCGGAGTCGGCATCCAGGCCGGCCCGATGGAGGCCGGCCGGACCTGGCACGCCGAGGCGCCGCTGGAGCGTGTGCACCGCATCGACTTCCATGTGGTGATGCTCTTCGACGGCGGCCCCGTCCGCCACATGATCGACTTCGCCGAGTACGAGGCGTCGGCCGGTGATGTGCTGTGGATCCGTCCGGGACAGGTCCACCGGTTCTCGCGCACGAGCGAGTACCGCGGAACCGTCCTGACCATGCAGCCCGGCTTCCTGCCCCGTGCCACGGTGGAGGCGACCGGCCTCTACCGCTACGACCTGCCGCCCCTGCTCCACCCGGACGCACCCAGGCTGGCCGGCCTCCGCTCCTCGCTCGCCCAGCTGCAACGCGAGTACGAGGACACGGCGACGCTGCCGCTGAGCCTGCACACCGCGGTACTGCGCCACTCCCTGACGGCGTTCCTGCTGCGCCTCGCGCATCTGGCAGCCAGTTCGGCGGAGGCGGCGCGCCGTCAGTCGGACACGACCTTCACGCTCTTCCGGGACGCCGTGGAGAAGAGCTTCGCCACCAACCACAGCGTCAGCGCCTACGCCGACTCCCTCGGTTACTCCCGCCGCACCCTCGTCCGCGCGGTCCGCGCAGCCACCGGCGAGACCCCCAAAGGCTTCATCGACAAACGGGTCGTCCTGGAGGCCAAGCGCCTGCTGGCCCACACCGACATGCCGATCGGGCGCGTCGGCGCCGCGATCGGCTTCCCGGACGCCGCGAACTTCTCCAAGTTCTTCCAGCAGCACACGGAGCTGACACCGGCGGCGTTCCGGGCGGAGCTGCGCTGA
- the tal gene encoding transaldolase, translating into MSTVTEAAATAGALGRLSDEGVSIWLDDLSRSRIESGNLAELVENKHVVGVTTNPSIFQAAIGSGAGYEEQLADLAVRGVTVDEAVRMMTTADVRAAADILRPVHDATGGRDGRVSIEVDPRLAHHTAATIAEAKQLAWLVDRPNVMIKIPATRAGLPAITEVIGLGISVNVTLIFSLERYREVMDAYLAGLEKAAAKGLDLSAIHSVASFFVSRVDSEIDKRLTVLGTAEALALKGRAALANARLAYEAYEDVFGSADNSTRGGGRWAALAGAKANRQRPLWASTGVKDPAYKDTLYVDELVAPGTVNTMPEATLDATADHGDITGDTVTGGYAQARADLAAVEALGISYAQVVKQLEDEGVAKFEVAWQDLLNAVAKSLDSKGVDAA; encoded by the coding sequence ATGAGCACTGTGACCGAAGCAGCCGCGACCGCGGGAGCCCTGGGGCGCCTCAGCGACGAAGGCGTCTCCATCTGGCTGGACGACCTGTCGCGCAGCCGGATCGAATCCGGCAACCTCGCCGAACTGGTCGAGAACAAGCACGTGGTGGGCGTGACCACCAACCCGTCCATCTTCCAGGCCGCCATCGGCTCCGGCGCGGGCTACGAGGAGCAGCTCGCCGACCTCGCCGTGCGCGGCGTCACGGTCGACGAGGCCGTACGCATGATGACCACGGCGGACGTGCGCGCCGCCGCCGACATACTGCGGCCCGTGCACGACGCCACCGGCGGCCGCGACGGCCGGGTCTCCATCGAGGTCGACCCGCGTCTCGCCCACCACACGGCGGCCACGATCGCCGAGGCCAAGCAGCTCGCCTGGCTCGTCGACCGCCCCAACGTCATGATCAAGATCCCCGCGACCAGGGCGGGCCTCCCGGCGATCACCGAGGTCATCGGCCTCGGCATCAGCGTCAACGTCACGCTGATCTTCTCCCTGGAGCGCTACCGCGAGGTCATGGACGCCTACCTGGCGGGCCTGGAGAAGGCCGCCGCGAAGGGCCTGGACCTCTCCGCCATCCACTCCGTGGCCTCCTTCTTCGTCTCCCGAGTCGACTCCGAGATCGACAAGCGGCTGACCGTGCTGGGCACGGCCGAGGCGCTCGCGCTCAAGGGCAGGGCGGCGCTCGCCAACGCGCGGCTGGCGTACGAGGCCTACGAGGATGTGTTCGGCTCTGCCGACAATTCGACACGCGGAGGCGGGCGCTGGGCGGCCCTCGCCGGCGCCAAGGCCAACAGGCAGCGCCCGCTGTGGGCCTCGACCGGCGTGAAGGACCCGGCGTACAAGGACACCCTGTACGTCGACGAGCTGGTCGCCCCCGGCACCGTCAACACCATGCCGGAGGCCACCCTCGACGCCACCGCCGACCACGGCGACATCACGGGCGACACGGTGACCGGCGGCTACGCGCAGGCCCGCGCCGACCTGGCGGCCGTGGAAGCGCTCGGGATCTCCTACGCCCAGGTCGTGAAGCAGTTGGAGGACGAGGGCGTAGCCAAGTTCGAGGTGGCCTGGCAGGACCTGCTGAACGCCGTGGCGAAGTCCCTGGACAGCAAGGGAGTTGACGCAGCATGA
- the tkt gene encoding transketolase, whose amino-acid sequence MSTQTPDSFEWTELDRRAVDTARLLAADAVQKVGNGHPGTAMSLAPAAYTIFQKVMRHDPADPEWTGRDRFVLSPGHTSLTLYTQLFLSGYEVELDDLKAFRTHGSRTPGHPEYGHTAGVETTTGPLGQGLANAVGMAMAARYERGLFDPEAPEGTSPFDHTIWAIVSDGDLEEGVSAEASSLAGHQKLGNLVFLYDDNHISIEGDTATAFSEDVLKRYEAYGWHVQRVEPSLGGDTDVPALYAALRAAQAETGRPSIIAMRTIIAWPAPNAQNTEASHGSALGADEIAATKRILGFDPEQSFQVEADVLAHARGALDRGAEAHAAWDKQLDKWRGANPQRAELFDRIVAGQLPEGWQDVLPVFEEGKAVATRAASGKVLQALGPVLPELWGGSADLAGSNNTTIDKTSSFLPKGNPLPEADPYGRTVHFGIREFSMAAEMNGIALHGNTRIYGGTFLVFSDYMRNAVRMSALMQLPVTYVWTHDSIGLGEDGPTHQPVEHLAALRAIPGLNVVRPADANETAIAWAEILERHATNPAPHGLALTRQGVPTYAPNPDAAKGGYVLKESSTRTPDVVLIATGSEVRLAVAAREQLEAEGIGARVVSMPSVEWFEEQPREYREQVLPPSVRARVAVEAGIGLTWHRFTGDAGRIVSLEHFGASADAETLFAEFGFTPENVAAAARESLAAARG is encoded by the coding sequence ATGAGTACGCAGACACCGGACAGCTTCGAATGGACCGAACTCGACCGGCGTGCCGTCGACACCGCCCGTCTGCTGGCGGCCGACGCCGTGCAGAAGGTCGGCAACGGCCACCCCGGCACGGCGATGAGCCTGGCCCCGGCCGCGTACACGATCTTTCAGAAGGTGATGCGTCACGATCCCGCCGACCCCGAGTGGACCGGTCGGGACCGTTTCGTTCTCTCGCCCGGCCACACCTCGCTGACCCTCTACACCCAGCTCTTCCTGTCGGGGTACGAGGTCGAGCTGGATGACCTGAAGGCCTTCCGGACGCACGGGTCCAGGACACCCGGTCACCCCGAGTACGGGCACACCGCCGGCGTCGAGACCACCACCGGTCCGCTCGGCCAGGGCCTCGCCAACGCCGTCGGCATGGCGATGGCCGCCCGCTACGAGCGCGGTCTGTTCGACCCGGAGGCCCCCGAGGGCACCTCCCCCTTCGACCACACCATCTGGGCGATCGTCTCCGACGGCGACCTGGAGGAGGGCGTCTCCGCCGAGGCCTCCTCCCTGGCCGGCCACCAGAAGCTCGGCAACCTCGTCTTCCTCTACGACGACAACCACATCTCCATCGAGGGCGACACCGCGACCGCGTTCTCCGAGGACGTGCTGAAGCGGTACGAGGCCTACGGCTGGCACGTGCAGCGCGTCGAGCCCTCGCTCGGCGGCGACACCGACGTACCGGCCCTGTACGCGGCGCTCAGGGCCGCCCAGGCCGAGACCGGCCGGCCCTCCATCATCGCGATGCGTACCATCATCGCCTGGCCCGCCCCGAACGCGCAGAACACCGAGGCCTCCCACGGCTCGGCGCTCGGCGCCGACGAGATCGCCGCCACCAAGCGCATCCTCGGCTTCGACCCCGAGCAGTCCTTCCAGGTGGAGGCCGACGTCCTCGCCCACGCCCGGGGGGCGCTGGACCGCGGTGCCGAGGCGCACGCCGCCTGGGACAAGCAGCTCGACAAGTGGCGCGGCGCCAACCCCCAGCGCGCCGAGCTGTTCGACCGGATCGTGGCCGGGCAGCTGCCCGAGGGCTGGCAGGACGTCCTGCCCGTCTTCGAGGAGGGCAAGGCGGTCGCCACCCGTGCCGCCTCCGGCAAGGTGCTGCAGGCCCTCGGCCCGGTGCTGCCCGAACTGTGGGGCGGTTCCGCCGACCTGGCCGGCTCGAACAACACCACCATCGACAAGACGTCGTCCTTCCTGCCGAAGGGCAACCCGCTGCCCGAGGCAGACCCGTACGGCCGAACGGTCCACTTCGGCATCCGCGAGTTCTCGATGGCCGCGGAGATGAACGGCATCGCGCTGCACGGCAACACCCGCATCTACGGCGGCACCTTCCTGGTGTTCTCCGACTACATGCGCAACGCGGTACGGATGTCGGCGCTCATGCAGCTTCCGGTGACGTACGTCTGGACCCACGACTCCATCGGCCTCGGCGAGGACGGACCGACCCACCAGCCGGTCGAGCACCTGGCCGCGCTGCGCGCCATCCCGGGCCTGAACGTCGTCCGCCCCGCCGACGCCAACGAGACGGCGATCGCCTGGGCCGAGATCCTTGAGCGGCACGCCACCAACCCCGCTCCGCACGGACTCGCGCTCACCCGTCAGGGTGTGCCGACGTACGCGCCCAACCCGGATGCGGCGAAGGGCGGTTACGTCCTCAAGGAGTCCTCCACCAGGACTCCGGACGTCGTCCTGATCGCCACCGGCTCCGAGGTCCGGCTCGCCGTCGCCGCGCGTGAACAGCTGGAGGCCGAGGGGATCGGCGCCCGCGTGGTGTCGATGCCGTCCGTGGAGTGGTTCGAGGAGCAGCCGCGCGAGTACCGCGAGCAGGTCCTCCCACCGTCCGTGCGAGCGCGTGTCGCCGTCGAGGCCGGCATCGGTCTGACGTGGCACCGGTTCACAGGCGACGCGGGACGCATCGTCTCCCTCGAACACTTCGGCGCCTCCGCCGACGCCGAGACCCTGTTCGCCGAGTTCGGCTTCACCCCCGAGAACGTCGCCGCCGCGGCCCGCGAATCCCTCGCGGCCGCCCGCGGTTGA
- the zwf gene encoding glucose-6-phosphate dehydrogenase, with the protein MTEEAVTGAGLDWTNPLRDERDRRLPRIAGPSGLVIFGVTGDLSRKKLMPAVYDLANRGLLPPGFSLVGFARRDWEDQDFAQVVHDAVREHARTEFREEVWQQLAEGMRFIPGDFDDDTAFKQLKSAVDELDASRGTGGNFAFYLSVPPKFFPKVVQQLKKHGLARAQEGSWRRAVIEKPFGHDLASARDLNALLHDVFDPDQVFRIDHYLGKETVQNILALRFANQMYEPIWNRSYVDHIQITMAEDIGIGGRAGYYDGIGAARDVIQNHLLQLMALTAMEEPIAFDAESLLTEKLKVLKSVRVPEKLGEHTVLAQYAEGWQGGEKVAGYLQEDGIDPQSKTDTYAAVKLEVDNRRWAGIPFYLRTGKRLGRRVTEIAVVFKRAPHSPFDSTATEELGQNAIVIRVQPDEGMTVRFGSKVPGTSMEIRDVSMDFAYGESFTESSPEAYERLILDVLLGDANLFPRHQEVEESWKILDPIEKYWARHGKPAQYPSGSWGPEEADEMLARDGRSWRRP; encoded by the coding sequence ATGACCGAGGAAGCAGTGACGGGGGCGGGACTCGACTGGACCAACCCGTTGCGCGACGAGCGCGACCGCCGGCTGCCGCGTATCGCGGGCCCGTCCGGTCTCGTCATCTTCGGCGTCACCGGCGACCTGTCCCGCAAGAAGCTGATGCCGGCCGTCTACGACCTCGCCAACCGCGGCCTGCTGCCGCCTGGCTTCTCCCTCGTCGGGTTCGCCCGCCGGGACTGGGAGGACCAGGACTTCGCACAGGTCGTGCACGACGCGGTCCGCGAGCACGCGCGCACCGAGTTCCGCGAGGAGGTCTGGCAGCAGCTGGCCGAGGGCATGCGCTTCATTCCGGGCGACTTCGACGACGACACGGCGTTCAAGCAGCTGAAGTCGGCCGTCGACGAGCTGGACGCCTCCCGCGGCACCGGAGGCAACTTCGCCTTCTACCTCTCCGTACCGCCGAAGTTCTTCCCCAAGGTCGTCCAGCAGCTGAAGAAGCACGGTCTGGCACGCGCGCAGGAGGGCTCCTGGCGGCGTGCGGTGATCGAGAAGCCGTTCGGGCACGACCTGGCGAGCGCCCGGGACCTGAACGCGCTCCTGCACGACGTGTTCGACCCGGACCAGGTGTTCCGCATCGACCACTACCTGGGCAAGGAGACCGTCCAGAACATCCTGGCGCTCCGCTTCGCCAACCAGATGTACGAACCCATCTGGAACCGGTCGTACGTCGACCACATCCAGATCACCATGGCCGAGGACATCGGCATCGGCGGCCGGGCCGGCTACTACGACGGCATCGGCGCCGCCCGTGACGTCATCCAGAACCACCTCCTGCAGCTGATGGCGCTCACCGCGATGGAGGAGCCCATCGCCTTCGACGCCGAGTCGCTGCTCACCGAGAAGCTCAAGGTCCTCAAGTCGGTGCGGGTGCCGGAGAAGCTGGGCGAGCACACTGTTCTCGCGCAGTACGCCGAGGGCTGGCAGGGCGGCGAGAAGGTGGCCGGCTACCTCCAGGAAGACGGCATCGACCCGCAGTCGAAGACCGACACCTACGCGGCCGTCAAGCTGGAGGTGGACAACCGCCGCTGGGCGGGCATCCCCTTCTACCTGCGTACCGGCAAGCGCCTGGGCCGCCGGGTCACGGAGATCGCGGTCGTCTTCAAGCGGGCCCCGCACTCCCCCTTCGACTCCACCGCCACCGAGGAGCTCGGCCAGAACGCGATCGTCATCCGCGTCCAGCCCGACGAGGGCATGACGGTGCGGTTCGGCTCCAAGGTGCCGGGCACCTCCATGGAGATCCGGGACGTGTCGATGGACTTCGCCTACGGCGAGTCGTTCACCGAGTCCTCCCCGGAGGCGTACGAGCGGCTCATCCTGGACGTGCTGCTCGGCGACGCCAACCTGTTCCCCCGTCACCAGGAAGTGGAAGAGTCCTGGAAGATCCTCGACCCGATCGAGAAGTACTGGGCGCGGCACGGCAAGCCCGCGCAGTACCCCTCGGGAAGCTGGGGACCCGAGGAAGCCGACGAGATGCTCGCACGAGACGGACGGAGCTGGCGCAGGCCATGA